A genomic window from Lotus japonicus ecotype B-129 chromosome 1, LjGifu_v1.2 includes:
- the LOC130730084 gene encoding transcription factor TGA2.3-like isoform X1 gives MGSRSRTVNANNTEDSNKVVNRMPSYAPPPLPSTSSSMGIEATNVHPSRISEFGALEQSLGFRIEDTMNLSRNPVFNQMKSNSQALGADIQFGALSKIQSIATSDNNLSAAIAGSQMMPLQKDSQPNLASTSGGHRENWGESNTGDASPTSTDDTDDKNQMVERGESSDRSKDKTDQKTLRRLAQNREAARKSRLRKKAYVQQLESSRLKLTQLEQELQRARQQGIFISSTGEQAHSMSGNGAIAFDVEYARWLEEHNRHTNELRAAINSHAGDIELRTIVDNFMTQFDDLFRLKGIAAKADVFHILSGMWKTPAERCFMWIGGFRSSEILKLLVNQLEPLTEQQLMGIYNLQQSSQQAEDALSQGMDALQQSLSETLANGSPNPSGSSGNVANYMGQMAMAMGKLGTLAGFLRQADNLRQQTLQQMLRILTTRQSARALLAISDYFSRLRALSSLWLARPRE, from the exons ATGGGTAGTAGAAGTAGAACAGTTAATGCTAATAACACTGAGGACAGTAACAAGGTTGTGAACAGGATGCCAAGCTACGCTCCTCCTCCATTGCCTTCTACTTCTAGTTCCAT gggcaTTGAAGCAACTAATGTTCATCCTTCTCGAATTTCTGAATTTGGAGCCCTCGAACAATCTCTTGGATTTCGTATTGAAGATACCATGAATCTTAGCAGAA ATCCTGTGTTCAATCAAATGAAATCAAATAGCCAGGCTCTTGGTGCTGATATTCAGTTCGGTGCTTTGAGCAAG ATACAGTCAATTGCAACCTCGGATAATAACCTCTCTGCTGCAATTGCGGGGTCTCAGATGATGCCATTACAGAAAGACTCGCAACCAAATCTGGCTTCAACATCTGGAGGTCATCGCGAAAACTGGGGCGAGTCCAACACGGGTGATGCGAGCCCTACATCAACAGATGATACAGATGATAAAAATCAAATG GTTGAAAGGGGTGAATCCAGTGATAGATCAAAAGATAAAACAGATCAAAAG ACATTAAGACGGCTGGCTCAAAATCGTGAAGCTGCTAGAAAAAGCCGACTGAGGAAAAAG GCATATGTGCAACAGTTAGAGAGTAGTAGGTTGAAACTTACACAACTGGAGCAAGAGCTCCAGCGAGCTCGCCAGCAG GGAATATTTATTTCAAGCACCGGAGAGCAGGCCCATTCAATGAGTGGAAATG GTGCTATAGCATTTGATGTTGAATATGCGCGATGGTTAGAAGAACATAATAGGCATACCAATGAGCTAAGGGCTGCTATCAATTCTCATGCTGGAGACATTGAACTTCGTACCATTGTTGACAATTTCATGACACAATTTGACGATCTCTTCAGGCTGAAAGGTATCGCTGCAAAAGCTGATGTTTTTCACATCCTGTCTGGAATGTGGAAGACTCCAGCTGAGAGGTGTTTCATGTGGATTGGAGGCTTTCGCTCTTCAGAAATTCTCAAG CTTCTTGTAAATCAATTGGAGCCTTTAACTGAGCAACAATTGATGGGCATCTACAACTTGCAACAGTCATCCCAACAGGCCGAAGATGCTCTATCCCAAGGAATGGATGCATTGCAGCAATCACTATCTGAGACCTTGGCTAATGGTTCACCCAACCCATCAGGCTCTTCAGGAAATGTGGCCAACTACATGGGGCAAATGGCTATGGCGATGGGAAAGCTAGGTACCCTCGCTGGATTTCTTCGCCAG GCTGATAATCTGCGGCAGCAAACATTGCAACAAATGCTTAGGATATTAACAACTAGACAATCCGCTCGAGCCCTTCTCgcaataagtgattatttctcCCGGCTGCGAGCCCTGAGTTCTCTCTGGCTGGCCAGGCCACGGGAGTGA
- the LOC130730084 gene encoding transcription factor TGA2.3-like isoform X2 has translation MGSRSRTVNANNTEDSNKVVNRMPSYAPPPLPSTSSSMGIEATNVHPSRISEFGALEQSLGFRIEDTMNLSRNPVFNQMKSNSQALGADIQFGALSKSIATSDNNLSAAIAGSQMMPLQKDSQPNLASTSGGHRENWGESNTGDASPTSTDDTDDKNQMVERGESSDRSKDKTDQKTLRRLAQNREAARKSRLRKKAYVQQLESSRLKLTQLEQELQRARQQGIFISSTGEQAHSMSGNGAIAFDVEYARWLEEHNRHTNELRAAINSHAGDIELRTIVDNFMTQFDDLFRLKGIAAKADVFHILSGMWKTPAERCFMWIGGFRSSEILKLLVNQLEPLTEQQLMGIYNLQQSSQQAEDALSQGMDALQQSLSETLANGSPNPSGSSGNVANYMGQMAMAMGKLGTLAGFLRQADNLRQQTLQQMLRILTTRQSARALLAISDYFSRLRALSSLWLARPRE, from the exons ATGGGTAGTAGAAGTAGAACAGTTAATGCTAATAACACTGAGGACAGTAACAAGGTTGTGAACAGGATGCCAAGCTACGCTCCTCCTCCATTGCCTTCTACTTCTAGTTCCAT gggcaTTGAAGCAACTAATGTTCATCCTTCTCGAATTTCTGAATTTGGAGCCCTCGAACAATCTCTTGGATTTCGTATTGAAGATACCATGAATCTTAGCAGAA ATCCTGTGTTCAATCAAATGAAATCAAATAGCCAGGCTCTTGGTGCTGATATTCAGTTCGGTGCTTTGAGCAAG TCAATTGCAACCTCGGATAATAACCTCTCTGCTGCAATTGCGGGGTCTCAGATGATGCCATTACAGAAAGACTCGCAACCAAATCTGGCTTCAACATCTGGAGGTCATCGCGAAAACTGGGGCGAGTCCAACACGGGTGATGCGAGCCCTACATCAACAGATGATACAGATGATAAAAATCAAATG GTTGAAAGGGGTGAATCCAGTGATAGATCAAAAGATAAAACAGATCAAAAG ACATTAAGACGGCTGGCTCAAAATCGTGAAGCTGCTAGAAAAAGCCGACTGAGGAAAAAG GCATATGTGCAACAGTTAGAGAGTAGTAGGTTGAAACTTACACAACTGGAGCAAGAGCTCCAGCGAGCTCGCCAGCAG GGAATATTTATTTCAAGCACCGGAGAGCAGGCCCATTCAATGAGTGGAAATG GTGCTATAGCATTTGATGTTGAATATGCGCGATGGTTAGAAGAACATAATAGGCATACCAATGAGCTAAGGGCTGCTATCAATTCTCATGCTGGAGACATTGAACTTCGTACCATTGTTGACAATTTCATGACACAATTTGACGATCTCTTCAGGCTGAAAGGTATCGCTGCAAAAGCTGATGTTTTTCACATCCTGTCTGGAATGTGGAAGACTCCAGCTGAGAGGTGTTTCATGTGGATTGGAGGCTTTCGCTCTTCAGAAATTCTCAAG CTTCTTGTAAATCAATTGGAGCCTTTAACTGAGCAACAATTGATGGGCATCTACAACTTGCAACAGTCATCCCAACAGGCCGAAGATGCTCTATCCCAAGGAATGGATGCATTGCAGCAATCACTATCTGAGACCTTGGCTAATGGTTCACCCAACCCATCAGGCTCTTCAGGAAATGTGGCCAACTACATGGGGCAAATGGCTATGGCGATGGGAAAGCTAGGTACCCTCGCTGGATTTCTTCGCCAG GCTGATAATCTGCGGCAGCAAACATTGCAACAAATGCTTAGGATATTAACAACTAGACAATCCGCTCGAGCCCTTCTCgcaataagtgattatttctcCCGGCTGCGAGCCCTGAGTTCTCTCTGGCTGGCCAGGCCACGGGAGTGA